GACTCTATATACCACAAACAGATTTGGCAGCGTTCGGTGTGACAGAAGAAGACATCTTTGACGAAAAAATGACACCGCAATTGCGGGCACTTATGAAGTTCCAAGTTGAACGCGCCGATCAATACTATACTGAAGCGATGCCGGGTATTCCCTTACTCAAAACGGAATCGCAATATGCGATCTATTCAGCCGCTAAAATTTACCGTGGTATCTTAAGAAAAATCGAAGAGTGCGATTACAACCCGTTTTTAAGTCGGGTTTTTGTACCGTCAATTCAGAAAATAAAGATTTTACTACACGAGGGACTCCGGACGAAGGTTCTGTCGGCACAAGAGAAACTATTCCCAGTGCACTCCGGAATAATACATAAATGATTCGTGCACAGCATCGCCTTTGGGCGGACCTCATTTTCCAACCGTATCTCACGTGGTCGTTCAAGCGGCATTTTCACGCAATCCAACTTTTGGGGCCACTACCGGAAATTCCGTCTCATTTACCGTTGCTGTTGCTGCCTAACCACAGTACGTGGTGGGATGGATTCTTTGTTTATCTGCTCAACAAACGGATTTTTCGGCGAACTGCCTATCTGATGATGCTGGAGGAGCAGCTATCTAAGTACAGGTTCTTTGCGAAAATAGGAGCCTATTCAATCGAACCGAAGCATCGGCAAGGTATCGTTGAATCACTGGAATACACCGTTGAATTGCTGAATCAAGGGACACCGCT
Above is a genomic segment from Candidatus Poribacteria bacterium containing:
- a CDS encoding lysophospholipid acyltransferase family protein, coding for MIRAQHRLWADLIFQPYLTWSFKRHFHAIQLLGPLPEIPSHLPLLLLPNHSTWWDGFFVYLLNKRIFRRTAYLMMLEEQLSKYRFFAKIGAYSIEPKHRQGIVESLEYTVELLNQGTPLVSIFPQGQLLPWHTRPLDYKRGVEWILREYGKPVTVLPLAIRTEFLGEKCPNVLFLFGEAHSFDIDTFHGMDWLEKTEINLLDELALRILRQEEGQNLL